From a region of the Halorubrum sp. BV1 genome:
- a CDS encoding enolase, protein MHVYERIAGLTVTIESVGRRQYVSDTTSGFERTTTEFRLTGDGVVGRGEDVTYETDDHDALAGSDPIDLEGEWTIAELSAHLDDVDLFAARPPTREIFRHYRRWAVESAALDLALRQRGESLGEFLGIEPDPVRFVVSTRLGDPPTTDRVEELLALDADLEFKLDPTPKWSDGVFVALRETNAVRILDLKGWYEGTDVDVDADPELYRDVFAAFPTAVVEDPAVTPETRALVEPQADRLSFDYPVDGVESLRGLPVEPGWCNVKPSRFGTLESLFETIDYCLENDIRLYGGGQFELASGRTAIQTLAALFYPDAPNDVAPGAFNDPASSPPYPTSPLAPRSDAVGLEF, encoded by the coding sequence ATGCACGTCTACGAGCGGATCGCCGGGCTGACGGTGACGATCGAGTCGGTCGGTCGCCGTCAATACGTCAGCGACACGACGAGCGGCTTCGAACGGACGACCACGGAGTTCCGACTCACGGGCGACGGCGTCGTCGGCCGCGGCGAAGACGTGACCTACGAAACCGACGACCACGACGCGCTCGCCGGATCGGACCCGATCGACCTCGAAGGTGAGTGGACGATAGCCGAGCTGTCGGCGCACCTCGACGACGTGGACCTCTTCGCTGCGCGACCGCCGACCCGAGAGATATTCCGGCACTACCGCCGCTGGGCGGTCGAGAGCGCCGCACTCGATCTGGCGCTGCGTCAGCGCGGCGAGTCGCTCGGCGAGTTCCTCGGGATCGAGCCGGATCCCGTCCGCTTCGTGGTTTCGACCCGTCTCGGTGACCCGCCGACGACCGACCGCGTCGAGGAGCTGCTGGCGCTTGACGCCGACTTGGAGTTCAAACTCGACCCGACGCCGAAGTGGTCAGACGGGGTGTTCGTCGCTCTTCGCGAGACGAACGCCGTGCGAATCCTCGACCTGAAGGGGTGGTACGAAGGAACGGACGTCGACGTCGACGCCGACCCCGAGCTGTACCGCGACGTGTTCGCCGCGTTCCCGACCGCCGTCGTCGAAGATCCCGCCGTGACGCCGGAGACGCGAGCGCTCGTGGAGCCACAAGCAGACCGGCTCTCCTTCGATTACCCCGTCGACGGCGTCGAGAGCCTGCGCGGGCTGCCCGTCGAGCCGGGATGGTGTAACGTTAAGCCCTCGCGGTTCGGCACGCTCGAATCGCTGTTCGAGACGATCGACTACTGTCTAGAGAACGACATTCGACTGTACGGCGGCGGGCAGTTCGAACTGGCGAGCGGCCGGACCGCGATCCAGACGCTTGCCGCGCTGTTTTACCCGGACGCCCCGAACGACGTCGCGCCCGGGGCGTTCAACGACCCGGCGTCGTCGCCGCCGTACCCGACGAGCCCGCTCGCGCCGCGATCCGACGCCGTTGGCTTGGAATTCTGA
- a CDS encoding Lrp/AsnC family transcriptional regulator, whose product MREVDADLTTLDRGIINAFQGGFPVTRRPFEPAAAALRERGVDVTGPELCERVRDLDAEGILSRFGALVNAEAIGGAASLVAMHAPEERYEAVAETVNEFTAVAHNYEREHPHLNMWFVVSVADHPDPDKDGSDRVEEVLAEIEAATGQETYNLPKLREFHVGAKFLVDGPVSDGDVDLSGVGPDVSPTARTTLTPAERDLVVEIQGGLPITETPYADVAAAIDADVDWVIETIRRFEQEGKIRRVGVIPNHYALGYTENGMTVWDVPEDALDEVGPAVADLPFVTHCYERPRHAGVWEYNFFAMTHGRTEAESERRIAEVRDLMAEYWDVSEDDWDTLFSTRILKKTGIRIADRADSNTA is encoded by the coding sequence ATGAGAGAGGTCGACGCGGACCTGACGACGCTCGACCGCGGGATCATCAACGCCTTTCAAGGCGGATTTCCGGTGACAAGACGGCCGTTCGAGCCGGCTGCGGCGGCGCTCCGAGAGCGCGGCGTCGACGTGACGGGGCCGGAGCTGTGCGAGCGCGTCCGCGACCTCGACGCGGAGGGGATCTTGTCGCGGTTCGGCGCGCTCGTCAACGCCGAGGCGATCGGCGGCGCGGCGTCCCTCGTCGCGATGCACGCGCCCGAAGAGCGCTACGAAGCGGTCGCGGAGACGGTAAACGAGTTCACCGCAGTCGCGCACAACTACGAGCGCGAGCACCCGCACCTCAACATGTGGTTCGTCGTGAGCGTCGCCGACCACCCGGACCCGGACAAAGACGGGTCCGACCGGGTCGAGGAGGTGCTCGCGGAGATCGAGGCGGCGACCGGTCAGGAGACGTACAACCTCCCCAAGCTCCGGGAGTTCCACGTCGGCGCGAAGTTCCTCGTCGACGGGCCGGTCTCCGACGGCGACGTCGACCTGTCAGGGGTCGGTCCCGACGTGTCCCCGACCGCCCGGACGACGCTGACTCCCGCTGAACGCGATCTCGTCGTCGAGATTCAGGGCGGGCTCCCGATCACGGAAACGCCGTACGCCGACGTGGCGGCCGCTATCGACGCCGACGTCGACTGGGTGATAGAGACGATACGACGGTTCGAACAGGAGGGGAAGATTCGTCGAGTCGGCGTCATTCCGAACCACTACGCGCTCGGGTACACGGAGAACGGCATGACCGTCTGGGACGTGCCCGAAGACGCGCTCGACGAGGTCGGCCCGGCGGTCGCGGACCTGCCCTTCGTCACCCACTGCTACGAGCGTCCGCGCCACGCCGGCGTCTGGGAGTACAACTTCTTCGCGATGACGCACGGACGGACGGAAGCGGAGAGCGAACGCCGGATAGCGGAGGTCAGAGACCTGATGGCGGAGTACTGGGACGTGAGCGAGGACGACTGGGACACGCTGTTTTCGACTCGCATCCTGAAGAAGACGGGAATTCGCATCGCCGACCGCGCAGACAGCAACACGGCGTGA
- the hemA gene encoding glutamyl-tRNA reductase → MNETGAITGVSVAHSRATVDEIEAAGGDGVRATVSDLLARDGVEEAFALQTCNRSEAFVVTDRTIDGAVALESFAPEVRGGAVRRLDHEESLEHLMRVASGLESLVLGEDQIIGQLREAYEESKSAGGIGPVLKDAVTKALHVGERARNETSINEGVVSLGSAAVRLAATEIDLTDGSAVVIGAGEMGMLAARTLDDTPVSDIVVANRTVPNAEFLAEEVDTPAEAVSLADLPAVIPDADLVISATGSTEPVVDPDHVADAGQIVCIDIAQPRDIDPAAGDRSGVTLYDIDALEDVTRRTRESREEEAQTVEEIIDEELDRILQAYKRKRADDAISAMYAGADRVKAREVDRAVSKLESQGDLTDAQRETVEDMADALVGQLLAAPTRSLRDAAGEDDWETIRTALRLFDPEFDTLPDRPGAFAPNHDAAAEFDAPPGSATEELDD, encoded by the coding sequence ATGAACGAGACGGGAGCCATCACCGGCGTCAGCGTCGCCCACTCCCGCGCGACGGTCGACGAGATCGAGGCCGCGGGCGGCGACGGCGTCCGCGCCACCGTCTCTGACCTGCTCGCGCGCGACGGGGTCGAAGAGGCGTTCGCGCTCCAGACGTGTAATCGATCAGAGGCGTTCGTCGTCACCGACCGGACGATCGACGGAGCGGTCGCGCTGGAGTCGTTCGCGCCGGAGGTACGCGGCGGCGCGGTCCGCCGCCTCGACCACGAAGAGAGCTTAGAGCACCTGATGCGGGTCGCGTCTGGTCTCGAATCGCTCGTGCTCGGCGAAGACCAGATAATCGGACAGCTCCGCGAGGCGTACGAGGAGTCGAAGTCCGCCGGCGGTATCGGTCCCGTGCTGAAAGACGCGGTGACGAAGGCGCTCCACGTCGGCGAGCGTGCCCGTAACGAGACGTCGATCAACGAGGGCGTCGTCTCGCTCGGATCGGCGGCGGTCCGGCTCGCCGCAACCGAGATCGACTTGACGGACGGGTCAGCCGTCGTGATCGGTGCCGGCGAGATGGGAATGCTCGCCGCCCGGACGCTCGACGACACGCCGGTCTCCGACATCGTGGTGGCGAACCGCACGGTGCCGAACGCGGAGTTCCTCGCGGAGGAGGTCGACACGCCGGCAGAGGCGGTCTCGCTGGCCGATCTCCCGGCCGTGATACCCGACGCCGACCTCGTTATCTCTGCGACGGGGAGCACGGAGCCGGTTGTCGACCCGGACCACGTCGCGGACGCGGGCCAGATAGTCTGCATCGACATCGCCCAGCCGCGCGACATCGACCCCGCGGCGGGCGACCGTTCCGGCGTGACGCTCTACGACATCGACGCGCTCGAAGACGTCACCCGACGGACGCGCGAGAGCCGCGAGGAGGAGGCCCAGACTGTCGAGGAGATCATCGACGAGGAACTCGACCGCATCCTTCAGGCGTACAAGCGCAAGCGCGCCGACGACGCGATCTCGGCGATGTACGCGGGCGCGGACCGCGTGAAGGCCCGCGAGGTCGACCGCGCCGTCTCGAAGCTGGAGTCGCAAGGCGACCTCACGGACGCCCAGCGCGAGACCGTCGAGGACATGGCCGACGCGCTGGTCGGACAGCTGCTCGCGGCCCCCACGCGATCGCTTCGCGACGCCGCTGGCGAGGACGACTGGGAGACTATCCGCACCGCCCTCCGTCTGTTCGACCCCGAGTTCGACACGCTTCCCGACCGTCCCGGCGCGTTCGCGCCGAACCACGACGCCGCCGCCGAGTTCGACGCACCGCCCGGTTCGGCCACGGAAGAACTCGACGACTGA
- a CDS encoding 2Fe-2S iron-sulfur cluster-binding protein → MTEYTVEFVGTGETIEVADTETILQSCIEAGIAQEYSCRVGMCLACSAEILEGEVTQPAARGLTDEEADEYALTCMARPQSDLKLNRGQYPPSIEDDSASGTDGDGSGDGAATGGVDGAAADDD, encoded by the coding sequence ATGACCGAGTACACCGTCGAGTTCGTCGGCACCGGTGAGACGATCGAGGTGGCCGACACGGAGACGATCCTCCAGTCGTGTATCGAAGCGGGGATCGCACAGGAGTACTCCTGTCGCGTCGGGATGTGTCTGGCCTGTTCCGCGGAGATACTCGAAGGCGAGGTGACGCAACCGGCCGCGCGCGGGCTCACCGATGAAGAAGCAGACGAGTACGCGCTCACCTGTATGGCGCGGCCGCAGTCCGACCTCAAACTCAACCGCGGGCAGTATCCGCCGAGCATCGAGGACGATTCCGCGTCTGGGACCGACGGCGACGGGTCAGGAGACGGCGCGGCGACGGGCGGCGTCGACGGCGCGGCCGCGGACGACGACTGA
- a CDS encoding class I SAM-dependent methyltransferase, which produces MDLHSVRNTWTDRAGEYSPAYYAHYGPNETSTVIRDTLSEHLSRDAAVLELGCGSGRHLKHLADDGFENLTGVDIDAGAFDTMRETYPALAADGTFHCGPIEEVIEDFDDGQFDAVYSVETLQHLHPDVEWVFEEVARITDAVLVTAEIEDPVGDASSDSDVNYVDEDTPLYYRDWNRIFTSLGLVEVDVVHGDRDTTRTFRTSE; this is translated from the coding sequence GTGGATCTCCATTCCGTCCGAAACACGTGGACAGACCGGGCGGGCGAATACTCACCGGCCTACTACGCGCATTACGGCCCAAACGAGACGAGCACGGTGATTCGCGATACTCTCTCCGAACACCTCTCTCGCGACGCAGCCGTCCTCGAACTCGGGTGTGGGTCTGGCCGTCATCTGAAGCATCTCGCCGACGACGGCTTCGAGAACCTCACAGGTGTCGATATCGACGCCGGGGCGTTCGACACCATGCGGGAGACCTATCCCGCGCTCGCCGCGGACGGAACGTTTCACTGCGGCCCGATAGAGGAGGTCATCGAGGACTTCGACGACGGACAGTTCGACGCGGTGTATTCTGTCGAAACGCTACAACACCTCCATCCGGATGTCGAATGGGTCTTCGAAGAGGTGGCTCGAATCACCGACGCCGTCCTCGTCACGGCGGAGATCGAGGACCCGGTGGGCGATGCGTCGTCTGACTCGGACGTGAACTACGTCGACGAGGACACCCCGCTGTACTACCGCGACTGGAACCGAATCTTCACCTCGCTGGGTCTCGTGGAAGTCGACGTCGTCCACGGCGACAGAGACACCACGCGAACCTTTCGGACGTCCGAGTAG
- a CDS encoding CPBP family intramembrane glutamic endopeptidase encodes MTDDLPVSVDRLVHVASAVFALVFALVLTSLITQLVTSLALRVGVVAADTNAFSLLQTAVSFAGFLPGVLGYLVITDQRALVSASWPSAREIGIVAGGAVLLYGLQVGLLFGLRSVGLGTGRNPATVAAGDPVAYYAAMVVVSILLVGPAEELLLRGVVQGGLRRSFDAAPAIVIAAVMFGALHGSVEGTVPEQVAYMGVTIVLGTVLGVLYERTENVLVPGLAHGLYNAIIFAGLLWGAL; translated from the coding sequence ATGACGGACGACCTCCCGGTTTCGGTCGACCGACTGGTCCACGTTGCGAGCGCGGTGTTCGCGCTCGTGTTCGCGCTCGTCCTTACCAGCCTGATCACGCAGTTGGTCACGTCGCTGGCGCTGCGAGTCGGCGTCGTCGCCGCGGACACGAACGCGTTCTCTCTCCTCCAGACCGCCGTGAGCTTCGCCGGGTTCCTCCCCGGCGTACTCGGGTATCTGGTGATAACGGACCAGCGCGCGCTCGTCTCGGCCTCGTGGCCGTCGGCCCGCGAGATCGGGATCGTTGCCGGTGGCGCCGTCCTCCTCTACGGGCTTCAAGTCGGGCTGTTGTTCGGGCTCCGATCGGTCGGGCTCGGGACGGGGCGGAACCCGGCGACGGTGGCCGCCGGCGACCCGGTCGCGTACTACGCCGCGATGGTCGTCGTCTCGATCCTGCTCGTCGGGCCGGCGGAAGAGCTGCTGCTTCGCGGTGTCGTCCAAGGCGGGCTGCGGCGCTCGTTCGACGCCGCGCCGGCGATCGTGATCGCGGCCGTGATGTTCGGCGCGCTCCACGGGAGCGTCGAGGGGACCGTCCCCGAGCAGGTCGCGTACATGGGGGTGACGATCGTTCTCGGCACGGTCCTCGGTGTGCTCTACGAGCGGACGGAGAACGTGCTGGTTCCCGGACTCGCCCACGGGCTGTACAACGCGATCATCTTCGCGGGCCTGCTCTGGGGCGCGCTGTGA
- a CDS encoding bifunctional precorrin-2 dehydrogenase/sirohydrochlorin ferrochelatase, with amino-acid sequence MIPLYHDLTGETVLVVGGGSVGARKAARFADEARVVVVSPTFDDRLTDLAGGDAGRGGVELVRAAPDADAVGDWIDRFEPILAVAATDDEAVNAAVETAADERDIMINRTDVSTDPDATRDANSVVVPATVDDGPVRIALSTGGASPALAKALRERIETEIEGAGAMASLSGELRTELKERGIAPETRRNAIRRVVRSDGVWKALQKGRSYGRREADSVIEEVLTR; translated from the coding sequence GTGATTCCACTGTATCACGATCTCACCGGCGAAACGGTGCTTGTGGTCGGCGGCGGTTCCGTCGGCGCGCGGAAGGCGGCGCGGTTCGCCGACGAGGCCCGCGTCGTCGTGGTGAGTCCGACGTTCGACGACAGGCTGACCGATCTCGCGGGAGGCGACGCCGGTCGGGGCGGTGTCGAACTCGTTCGCGCCGCGCCCGACGCCGACGCGGTCGGCGACTGGATCGATCGGTTCGAGCCGATACTCGCCGTCGCCGCAACCGACGACGAGGCCGTCAACGCGGCCGTCGAGACGGCTGCCGACGAGCGCGACATCATGATCAACCGCACGGACGTCTCGACCGATCCCGACGCCACCCGCGACGCGAACAGCGTGGTCGTCCCGGCGACGGTCGACGACGGTCCCGTTCGGATCGCCCTCTCGACCGGCGGCGCGAGCCCGGCGCTCGCGAAGGCGCTCCGAGAGCGGATCGAGACGGAAATAGAGGGGGCGGGAGCCATGGCGTCGCTGTCCGGCGAGCTTCGGACGGAACTCAAAGAGCGGGGTATCGCTCCCGAAACGCGACGGAATGCGATCCGCCGAGTCGTGCGATCCGACGGGGTTTGGAAGGCTTTACAAAAGGGGAGATCCTACGGTCGGAGAGAGGCAGATTCCGTGATCGAGGAGGTACTCACCCGATGA
- a CDS encoding DNA double-strand break repair nuclease NurA, which translates to MTLDPIHVENIARLAYGIASDVDTTDHDDLAGTVWDEWLPDLRRDGRTVIEPVDDHERRRAPIDDAALAERPFETVHGLDSGTINPTTFKNGLVVDVAHAAMASEPTDLDLHRDRTIVATVHAGDSTADFDGDWTERDEGHTRQRVLHAPRVNRYAEGVVHALALYLAEGTHALEHADRVDELLVLDGPIYPKELFTWDDRNPELGALAREAKPRAVVENYVRLVERFVERDVPLVGFVKNPSSGTIVRALAGNGVEPPWPDDTALFTRLLERRAADGPADASGAGGSGADLDASGDRVDDELTFTTWFHSRGGADETMAADRDALGIDREFDPELYEPTFMILYDPRTDVTYKLEAPYAFIRDGDVRERLTRQVLADVAASRGPPAAVAKADELARIAATEKSALRRAFEDRFDSEQQSTYDDHRWGKTPL; encoded by the coding sequence GTGACGCTCGATCCGATCCACGTCGAGAACATCGCGCGGCTCGCGTACGGCATCGCGAGCGACGTGGACACGACCGACCACGACGACCTCGCGGGAACGGTGTGGGACGAGTGGCTACCCGACCTCCGCCGCGACGGCCGCACCGTGATCGAGCCTGTCGACGACCACGAGCGACGGCGCGCGCCGATCGACGACGCCGCGCTCGCCGAGCGTCCGTTCGAGACGGTCCACGGGCTCGACTCCGGGACGATCAACCCCACGACGTTCAAGAACGGGCTCGTCGTTGACGTGGCTCACGCCGCGATGGCGAGCGAGCCGACGGACCTCGACCTCCACCGCGACCGCACCATCGTCGCGACCGTCCACGCGGGCGACTCGACCGCCGACTTCGACGGGGACTGGACTGAGCGCGACGAGGGCCACACCCGCCAGCGCGTGCTCCACGCGCCGCGGGTGAACCGGTACGCCGAAGGCGTCGTCCACGCGCTCGCCTTATACCTCGCCGAGGGAACCCACGCGCTCGAACACGCCGACCGCGTCGACGAACTCCTCGTTCTCGACGGTCCCATCTACCCCAAAGAGCTGTTCACGTGGGACGACCGCAATCCCGAACTCGGCGCGCTCGCCCGCGAGGCGAAGCCGCGCGCGGTCGTCGAGAACTACGTCCGGCTCGTCGAACGGTTCGTCGAGCGGGACGTGCCGCTCGTCGGCTTCGTAAAGAACCCGTCAAGCGGAACGATCGTGCGCGCGCTCGCCGGCAACGGCGTCGAGCCGCCGTGGCCCGACGACACCGCGCTTTTCACCCGGTTGCTGGAGCGACGAGCCGCCGACGGACCCGCGGACGCCAGCGGAGCCGGCGGGTCCGGCGCCGACCTTGACGCGAGCGGTGATCGCGTCGACGACGAACTCACCTTCACCACTTGGTTTCACAGCCGCGGCGGGGCCGACGAGACGATGGCCGCCGACCGCGACGCGCTCGGCATCGACCGCGAGTTCGACCCCGAACTGTACGAGCCGACGTTTATGATCCTTTACGACCCGCGAACCGACGTGACGTACAAGCTGGAAGCCCCGTACGCGTTCATCCGCGACGGAGACGTCCGCGAGCGGCTCACCCGGCAGGTGCTCGCCGACGTGGCGGCGTCTCGCGGGCCGCCGGCAGCCGTAGCGAAGGCCGACGAGTTGGCCCGGATCGCGGCCACGGAGAAGTCTGCGCTCAGGCGGGCGTTCGAGGACCGATTCGACAGCGAGCAGCAGTCGACCTACGACGACCACCGGTGGGGGAAAACTCCGTTGTGA
- a CDS encoding TOBE domain-containing protein gives MSETTGRGRAALIEDGVEFDGGDAALLGAIHETGSVAAAASDLGRSRARALSRIETLEDAFGTLVDRTRGGSGGGGSQLTAAGRRLLDRYDRLQAVLAATATVPETVLDGTVRSVDGELATVATAVGAVRGLHDGAEPGDSVQVRVGADAVTVYAGGDRVDPDETSARNRLRAEVLGTETGETVRTVRVDVDGVVFRVLMTEESAERLDLSPGDDVAIRWKATATRVVSQTRDSDTP, from the coding sequence ATGAGCGAGACGACCGGACGAGGCCGAGCGGCGCTCATCGAGGACGGGGTCGAGTTCGACGGCGGCGACGCCGCGCTGCTCGGTGCGATCCACGAGACCGGATCCGTCGCGGCGGCCGCATCGGATCTGGGTCGCTCGCGAGCCCGGGCGCTCTCGCGGATCGAAACGCTGGAGGACGCGTTCGGGACGCTCGTGGACCGAACGCGCGGCGGGTCAGGCGGCGGCGGGAGTCAGCTCACGGCCGCCGGGAGACGACTTCTCGACCGGTACGACCGGCTGCAGGCCGTGCTCGCGGCGACCGCGACCGTTCCCGAGACGGTACTTGACGGAACCGTGCGGAGCGTCGACGGCGAGTTGGCCACCGTCGCCACCGCCGTCGGTGCGGTTCGCGGCCTCCACGACGGGGCAGAGCCCGGCGACTCGGTCCAAGTCCGCGTCGGCGCGGACGCGGTGACCGTGTACGCGGGCGGCGACCGAGTCGATCCGGATGAGACGAGCGCTCGGAACCGGTTGCGCGCGGAAGTGCTCGGAACCGAGACCGGGGAGACAGTGAGGACGGTGCGAGTCGATGTCGACGGCGTGGTCTTTCGCGTGTTGATGACCGAGGAGAGCGCGGAGCGGCTGGATCTGTCCCCCGGCGACGACGTGGCCATCCGGTGGAAAGCGACCGCGACGCGGGTGGTGAGTCAGACGAGGGACTCCGATACGCCCTGA
- a CDS encoding FxsA family protein produces MRPRTLLALLLVVPLVDALFLILVAEQFGWPTTVALVVLTAVLGMLLLRAEGRATLARVQRKLARGEPPTDELLDGGLLIAAGAFLLTPGLVTDAVGFLLAFPLSRVPLRVALKKYVVVPYLDSETGGFTSGNVYVGGFPGDGDGGGFTMGGSFGGGFDGDEVGGSTDPTGRDVTGGGSTGPDRGHGTSGDDADDVVDVDYTVEDDESKRTD; encoded by the coding sequence ATGCGCCCGCGAACGCTGCTCGCGCTACTACTCGTCGTCCCACTCGTGGACGCCCTCTTTTTGATCCTCGTGGCGGAGCAGTTCGGCTGGCCGACCACCGTCGCGCTCGTCGTGTTGACGGCCGTGCTCGGGATGCTGCTCTTACGCGCTGAAGGGCGCGCGACGCTCGCACGAGTCCAACGGAAGCTCGCTCGCGGCGAGCCGCCGACGGACGAACTGCTCGACGGCGGACTGCTCATCGCCGCCGGCGCGTTCCTGCTCACGCCGGGGCTCGTCACCGACGCGGTCGGCTTCCTGCTCGCGTTCCCGCTCTCTCGGGTCCCGCTCCGCGTGGCACTGAAAAAATACGTCGTGGTCCCGTACCTCGACAGCGAGACCGGCGGATTCACCAGTGGGAACGTCTACGTGGGTGGGTTCCCCGGCGACGGCGACGGCGGCGGATTCACGATGGGTGGGAGCTTCGGCGGCGGGTTCGACGGCGACGAAGTCGGCGGATCGACCGATCCGACCGGCCGCGACGTGACCGGTGGCGGATCGACCGGCCCCGATAGAGGACACGGAACGAGCGGAGACGACGCCGACGACGTCGTCGACGTGGACTACACCGTCGAGGACGACGAGTCGAAGCGGACTGACTGA
- a CDS encoding 30S ribosomal protein S6e, with protein MAEFKVVIADPATGETFQREVDGQDANRFLGREIGDEIGGDAVGLSEHTVEITGGSDETGRPMREDVSGTRLKELLLEDGVGFKPSREGERKRITVRGREIDDDVAQINVSVVDGDDVAAALGEGDEADDDADADADDE; from the coding sequence ATGGCCGAATTCAAAGTTGTCATCGCCGACCCCGCGACCGGCGAGACGTTCCAGCGTGAAGTCGACGGACAGGACGCGAACCGATTCCTCGGACGCGAGATCGGCGACGAGATCGGCGGCGACGCCGTCGGACTCTCGGAACACACCGTTGAGATCACGGGTGGCTCCGACGAAACCGGGCGGCCGATGCGCGAGGACGTCTCCGGCACTCGCCTGAAGGAACTGCTCTTGGAGGACGGCGTGGGATTCAAGCCGTCCCGAGAGGGCGAGCGCAAGCGTATCACGGTCCGAGGCCGCGAGATCGACGACGACGTCGCACAGATCAACGTCTCGGTCGTTGACGGCGACGACGTCGCCGCGGCGCTCGGCGAGGGCGACGAGGCCGACGACGACGCCGACGCCGACGCGGACGACGAGTAA
- a CDS encoding DUF1405 domain-containing protein: MNLVGALGRDPPDSESLPEWLAPLPTALEDVAFRFVWVIVAINLAGTAFGFWYYRFQFRTLPTEMWLFIPDSPGATLLIAAALAAWAVGRSSDTLSALAFFGNIKLGLWTPYVLAAFYPQFLANSGPAMYAFLFVSHLGMVVQAFVLHRITDFPLKAVGVATAWYTIDLLMDYFVPVTGDVTHTSLPYADATPWFTTTVLQVAAAGAVVLTVVPLYWALATRVATLRR; the protein is encoded by the coding sequence ATGAATCTCGTCGGCGCGCTCGGTCGCGACCCCCCGGATAGTGAGTCGCTTCCCGAGTGGCTCGCACCGCTTCCGACGGCGCTCGAAGACGTCGCCTTCCGGTTCGTCTGGGTCATCGTCGCGATCAACCTCGCCGGAACCGCGTTCGGGTTCTGGTACTACCGGTTCCAATTCCGGACGCTGCCGACCGAAATGTGGCTGTTCATCCCCGATAGCCCCGGTGCCACACTGCTCATCGCCGCCGCGCTCGCGGCGTGGGCCGTCGGTCGGTCGAGTGACACCCTCTCCGCGCTCGCCTTCTTCGGGAACATCAAGCTCGGGCTGTGGACGCCGTACGTGCTCGCTGCCTTCTACCCGCAGTTCCTCGCGAACTCGGGACCCGCCATGTACGCGTTCCTCTTCGTGAGCCACCTCGGCATGGTCGTGCAGGCGTTCGTCCTCCATCGGATCACCGACTTCCCGCTGAAGGCGGTCGGCGTCGCGACCGCGTGGTACACGATAGATCTCCTCATGGACTACTTTGTTCCCGTGACCGGCGACGTGACGCACACGTCGCTGCCGTACGCCGATGCGACGCCGTGGTTCACGACGACCGTCCTCCAGGTCGCGGCCGCCGGCGCGGTCGTGTTGACCGTCGTGCCGCTGTACTGGGCGCTTGCGACGCGAGTCGCGACGCTCCGACGATGA
- a CDS encoding lipoate--protein ligase family protein — protein sequence MDVFRSRADRPVSDRSRTDGLLASAAGGTPALSVWRPPGVMAFGRRDVRDDGFDRAAQIAESRGFQPIERDVGGRAVAYPGETLAFAHAVPIAGASASITDRYERATETLIGALRELGADVVTGEPEASFCPGEHSIRAADGGKLAGLAQRVRADAALVSGCVVVTSTDADAIAAVTEPVYDALSVRFDPASIGSVAAAGGPATPDVVARAVEDAFADGPWGSGRCRTGRVEDGR from the coding sequence ATGGACGTGTTTCGGAGCCGCGCCGATCGTCCGGTTTCGGATCGGTCGCGGACCGACGGCCTGCTCGCGAGCGCGGCGGGCGGCACCCCGGCGCTTTCCGTGTGGCGTCCCCCCGGCGTGATGGCCTTCGGACGCCGCGATGTCCGAGACGACGGGTTCGACCGCGCGGCGCAGATCGCCGAGTCACGAGGGTTCCAGCCGATCGAACGGGACGTCGGCGGTCGGGCCGTCGCGTACCCGGGCGAGACGCTGGCGTTCGCGCACGCGGTTCCGATAGCCGGTGCGTCGGCGTCGATAACCGATCGCTACGAGCGGGCGACGGAAACGCTGATCGGCGCGCTTCGAGAGCTCGGGGCGGACGTCGTCACGGGGGAACCGGAGGCGTCGTTCTGTCCCGGTGAACACTCGATCCGAGCCGCCGACGGCGGGAAACTCGCCGGGCTCGCCCAACGGGTTCGCGCCGACGCCGCGCTCGTCTCCGGATGCGTCGTCGTTACTTCGACCGACGCCGATGCGATCGCCGCCGTCACGGAACCGGTCTACGACGCTCTCTCGGTTCGGTTCGATCCAGCGAGCATCGGCAGCGTCGCGGCCGCGGGCGGTCCAGCGACTCCCGACGTGGTCGCCCGTGCCGTCGAAGACGCGTTCGCCGACGGGCCGTGGGGGAGCGGCCGATGTCGGACCGGTCGGGTCGAAGACGGTCGGTGA